Sequence from the Microbacterium sp. AZCO genome:
CGCATCGGCGACGACGGCCTCTGGTCGGCGCTCGTCCACGAACCGCTCGGACGCCTCCTGCGCGCGTCGCTGGACAGCGACCTCGCCCGCGGCATCGCGCTGACCGACGCCCTGATCGGCACCTTCTCGCACGCCGACGACGAGAGCCTGCGCCAGAACCGCTGCTTCCTCTACCACGTGATCGGCGGCGGAACCGGCGATTGGGACGTGCCGGTCGGAGGCATGGGACGCGTCACGGCGGAGCTCGAGAGGGCGGCTCGGGATGCCGGGGCGCACCTGCGCACCGGCATCGACGTGACGGCCATCACGCCGGACGGTGAGGTCACGGTCGAGGGCGGCGAGAAGCTGCACGGCCGGCTCGTCCTGAGCGGCGTCGGGTCATCCGTGCTCCGCGGACTGCTCGGTGAGACCGCGTCCGACGCCGCCGATCGACCCGAAGGAGCCCAGCTCAAGGTGAACATGCTTCTGCAGCGTCTGCCCCGCCTCCGCGATCCGTCGGTGGCGCCCGAGGCGGCCTTCGCCGGCACGTTCCACGTCAACGAGACGCTCACGCAGCTCGACGCGGCATTCCGCACGGCCGCCGGGCGCGGCATCCCGAATCCCCTTCCCGAGGAGATCTACTGCCACTCGCTCACCGATCCCTCGATCCTCGGTCCCGAGCTGCGCGCATCGGGCGCCCAGACGCTCACCCTCTTCGGACTGCAGACCCCGCACCGCCTCCTCGAAGGACGGGATCGGGATGCCGCCCGCGCCGAGCTGCTGCGGGCGGCACAGGCGAGCCTCGACGCGGTGCTCGCGGAACCGCTCGACGGGTGCCTGTACGAGGCGCCCGACGGGTCGCCGTGCATCGAGGCGCGGACGACGGCGGATCTCGAGGAGTCGCTGGGGATGACGGGCGGCGACATCTTCCACGGCCCCCTGTCCTGGCCATGGGCGGACGAGGACGAGCCCCTCGACGGGCCCGCCCGGCGCTGGGGTGTGGCGACGGCGAATGACCGCATACTGCTCGCCGGCTCGGCCGCGCGGAGGGGCGGCGCCGTCAGCGGACTCGGCGGGCACAACGCCGCGATGGCCGCGCTCGAGCTGCTCGACGGCTGATCCCGGAGCGCGTACCCGCCGCCACCCGCGGCGGGTCACGGCGACGACCCGCGGCGGGTCAGGACGGGGCCGGCGGCTCAGGACCGGGGCGGCAGCGGAGGCGGGGGCGGGTACCCCTCATAGCCCGGTGCCGCGTGCCCCTGCTCCGGATGCGGAGCGGCGGGCGGCCAGCCCGGCTGATGCGGGGCTCCCGGCGGTTGCACCGGCGCGTGCGGAGCGACCGGCGCGATCGCCTGCGAGACCGTCGAGGGATAGCCCGTGTAGTACGGGTTCCAGTCGGGACTCCCGTCGGGCATGACCGGGAGCGGGGTCACGCCGTCGGCGTAGGTGGGCCACGGCTGCAGAGCAGCGGCGGGCGCCTGGCGAACCGGGCGCTTGGGTCCGAAGAGCGCGTTGACGAGCGGGACGAGGGCCGTGCCGACCGCCGCGAGGATCGCGATCGCGACGACGAGCCGCCAGTACAGCGAGGGAAGGTCGAGGTACTCGGAGAACGTCAGCGGAATGACGAGCATGAACGCCAGCACGACGACGAGGCCGATCGTGACGAACGTCACGACCTGCGTGAAGGGCGTCACGAAGCGGAGGTGCGCCTTCACCATGAGCCGCGTGTGGAGGAGCGCGAGCTGCAGGACGAGGACGATCAGCAGGAACGCCACGAACCGCTCGACGCCCGACGGGTA
This genomic interval carries:
- a CDS encoding NAD(P)/FAD-dependent oxidoreductase, which produces MSTRIHDAVIVGGGHNALVAAAYLARAGRSVVVLERLDRVGGAAVSERPWPGVDARLSRYSYLVSLLPRRIIDDLGLRIDLRRRRFSSYTPDPGDPRRGILIDTADPAATRASFLRTLGDEAEASRFAAFCKRLAPVARAIFPSMTAPLPHAGELKARIGDDGLWSALVHEPLGRLLRASLDSDLARGIALTDALIGTFSHADDESLRQNRCFLYHVIGGGTGDWDVPVGGMGRVTAELERAARDAGAHLRTGIDVTAITPDGEVTVEGGEKLHGRLVLSGVGSSVLRGLLGETASDAADRPEGAQLKVNMLLQRLPRLRDPSVAPEAAFAGTFHVNETLTQLDAAFRTAAGRGIPNPLPEEIYCHSLTDPSILGPELRASGAQTLTLFGLQTPHRLLEGRDRDAARAELLRAAQASLDAVLAEPLDGCLYEAPDGSPCIEARTTADLEESLGMTGGDIFHGPLSWPWADEDEPLDGPARRWGVATANDRILLAGSAARRGGAVSGLGGHNAAMAALELLDG